One window of the Runella slithyformis DSM 19594 genome contains the following:
- a CDS encoding superoxide dismutase, which translates to MSFTLAPLPYASDALEPHFDQATMEIHHGRHHNTYVTNLNNAVAGTPNEGKSIEELVANAGAISPAVRNNGGGHWNHTFFWNILSPNGGGAPVGELAAAIEAKFGSFDAFKDEFKKAALGRFGSGWAWLIKTDDGVAITSTPNQDNPLMDIADVKGTPIIGLDVWEHAYYLKYQNKRPDYVDAFWNVVDWNKAEAAFKGA; encoded by the coding sequence ATGTCTTTTACATTAGCTCCCCTGCCCTACGCCTCTGATGCGTTAGAGCCCCATTTCGACCAAGCCACCATGGAAATTCACCATGGTCGTCACCATAATACCTACGTGACCAATCTCAACAACGCCGTAGCCGGCACGCCCAACGAGGGTAAAAGCATCGAAGAATTGGTAGCCAATGCCGGTGCCATTTCTCCGGCGGTACGCAACAACGGCGGAGGTCACTGGAATCACACCTTCTTTTGGAACATTCTTTCGCCCAACGGCGGAGGAGCACCGGTCGGTGAATTGGCGGCAGCGATCGAGGCTAAGTTTGGCTCATTTGACGCATTCAAAGACGAGTTCAAGAAGGCAGCTTTGGGCCGTTTCGGTTCGGGCTGGGCGTGGTTGATCAAAACCGACGACGGCGTAGCCATTACGTCTACTCCCAACCAAGACAATCCATTGATGGACATTGCCGATGTAAAAGGCACGCCCATCATCGGTCTGGATGTGTGGGAACATGCGTACTACCTGAAGTATCAAAACAAGCGCCCCGACTACGTTGATGCTTTCTGGAACGTAGTGGATTGGAACAAAGCAGAAGCTGCTTTTAAAGGCGCGTAA
- a CDS encoding nucleoside deaminase has translation MYPLFSDEYYMQLALYEAEAAANAGEIPVGAVITCRQRIIAKTRNQTEQLTDVTAHAEVLAITAAADYLGSKYLKDCTLYVTLEPCVMCAGALYWSQIGRIVFGASDEKRGYSLLSQNVLHPKTTVKKGILEPEITQLLKNFFQRLRT, from the coding sequence ATGTACCCTCTTTTTTCGGACGAATACTACATGCAATTGGCGCTGTACGAAGCCGAAGCAGCCGCCAACGCCGGGGAAATCCCCGTCGGTGCGGTGATCACCTGCCGGCAACGGATCATTGCCAAAACCCGCAACCAAACCGAGCAACTGACCGACGTAACCGCCCACGCCGAAGTCCTCGCCATCACCGCCGCCGCCGATTATCTGGGCAGCAAATACCTCAAAGACTGCACCCTGTACGTCACGCTCGAACCCTGCGTGATGTGTGCCGGTGCCCTGTACTGGTCGCAGATCGGGCGGATTGTTTTCGGGGCTTCTGACGAAAAACGCGGGTATTCATTATTGTCCCAAAACGTCCTTCATCCCAAAACAACGGTCAAAAAGGGCATCTTAGAGCCCGAAATTACCCAACTCCTCAAGAATTTTTTTCAGCGGCTGCGAACATAA
- a CDS encoding acyl carrier protein, whose protein sequence is MKERILTILEDFGVDRRAVTDHVHFVKDLGFDSLDTVDLMMKLEKEFGLRIPDEDYHKLTTLNKLMVYLEEEQNVAYAE, encoded by the coding sequence ATGAAAGAACGTATTTTAACTATTTTAGAAGACTTTGGCGTAGACCGCCGAGCCGTTACCGACCATGTTCATTTTGTAAAGGATCTGGGTTTTGACAGCTTAGACACCGTCGATCTGATGATGAAGCTGGAGAAGGAATTCGGTCTGAGAATTCCCGACGAAGATTACCACAAACTGACCACCCTGAACAAATTGATGGTGTATCTGGAAGAAGAACAAAACGTGGCATATGCCGAATAA
- the glgB gene encoding 1,4-alpha-glucan branching protein GlgB has product MAKSAKTKTEVVAETPVPKKTRKKTETVAETAVAEAPLQAVESYSRFSEFDIYLFKSGKHFKLYEKLGSHVAEHKGVIGTYFAVWAPNAHYVSVIGNFNGWGRGSHPLSSRWDGSGIWEGFVPDIGRGEVYKYYIKSNNHGLELEKADPFALWCEQAPKTASVVWDTWYEWQDEDWMRNRRKNNSLASPISVYEVHLASWMRDPADPERFLNYREIAENLVPYVKELGFTHVEFMPIMEAPYPPSWGYQITSYFSCASGMGNPQDLMYLIEQLHNEGIGVYMDWVPSHFPGDAHGLFNFDGTHLYEHADPRKGYHPDWKSYIFNYGRNEVRSFLISNALFWLDRYHADGLRVDAVASMLYLDYSRKHGEWIPNEFGGRENLEAISLMREMNEAVYKDFPDAQTIAEESTAFPGVSRPTYLGGLGFGMKWMMGWMNDTLKYFEKDPMYRRWHQDQITFSLVYAFSENFMLPLSHDEVVYGKGSLVGKMPGDEWQRFANLRLLYTYMYTHPGTKLMFMGGEFGQIGEWNFKQSLDWHLLDRAPHKGAKECMKALNATLRTQPAMYDYNFAPEGFEWIDSQDRDNCIVAYARKGLNPSDTVVVVLNFTPVPQHSYRIGVPAAGQWEEIFNSDDLAFYGSGVKNTQVIETQAERWQNQPQSVVLTLPPLAGIILKKSSK; this is encoded by the coding sequence ATGGCAAAATCAGCAAAAACTAAAACAGAAGTCGTAGCCGAAACGCCCGTTCCGAAGAAAACCCGTAAAAAAACCGAAACTGTGGCAGAAACTGCGGTGGCAGAGGCTCCGTTACAAGCCGTTGAGAGTTATTCACGCTTTTCAGAATTTGATATTTATTTATTCAAGTCCGGCAAGCACTTTAAGTTATATGAAAAGTTGGGTTCGCATGTCGCCGAACACAAAGGAGTGATCGGTACGTATTTTGCCGTTTGGGCCCCCAACGCCCATTATGTTTCGGTCATTGGGAATTTCAACGGCTGGGGGCGCGGCAGTCATCCGCTGAGCTCACGCTGGGATGGATCGGGTATTTGGGAAGGATTTGTCCCCGATATCGGTCGCGGTGAAGTCTATAAATACTATATCAAATCCAACAACCACGGACTGGAACTCGAAAAAGCCGATCCTTTTGCCCTTTGGTGTGAACAGGCACCCAAAACGGCCTCCGTCGTGTGGGATACCTGGTACGAATGGCAGGATGAAGACTGGATGCGCAACCGGCGCAAGAATAATTCATTGGCGTCCCCCATTTCGGTCTATGAAGTGCATTTGGCTTCCTGGATGCGTGACCCTGCCGACCCGGAGCGTTTTCTGAATTACCGCGAAATCGCCGAAAATCTGGTGCCCTACGTCAAAGAATTGGGCTTTACCCACGTGGAGTTCATGCCCATCATGGAAGCGCCCTACCCGCCTTCGTGGGGGTATCAGATCACGAGCTATTTCTCCTGCGCCTCCGGCATGGGCAATCCGCAGGATTTGATGTACCTCATTGAGCAACTTCATAACGAAGGCATCGGCGTATACATGGACTGGGTCCCTTCGCATTTTCCCGGCGATGCCCACGGATTGTTCAACTTTGACGGAACCCATCTTTACGAACACGCCGACCCCCGTAAGGGCTATCACCCCGACTGGAAAAGCTATATTTTTAACTACGGCCGCAATGAGGTTCGGTCGTTTTTGATCTCAAACGCCCTTTTTTGGCTGGACCGCTACCACGCCGACGGTCTGCGCGTAGATGCGGTGGCTTCGATGCTGTACCTGGATTATTCGCGTAAGCACGGCGAATGGATCCCCAATGAATTTGGCGGACGTGAAAACCTCGAAGCCATTTCGCTGATGCGGGAGATGAACGAAGCCGTTTACAAAGATTTCCCCGACGCTCAAACCATTGCCGAAGAATCAACGGCCTTCCCGGGCGTGTCGCGCCCCACGTATTTAGGCGGATTGGGATTCGGTATGAAATGGATGATGGGCTGGATGAACGACACCCTCAAGTATTTCGAAAAAGACCCCATGTACCGTCGCTGGCACCAAGATCAGATCACGTTCAGTCTGGTGTATGCATTCTCCGAAAACTTCATGCTGCCGCTCTCGCACGACGAAGTGGTGTACGGCAAAGGCTCGTTGGTGGGCAAAATGCCGGGCGATGAATGGCAGCGTTTTGCCAACTTACGCCTCCTATATACGTACATGTATACTCACCCCGGTACCAAGCTGATGTTTATGGGCGGTGAATTCGGCCAAATCGGCGAGTGGAATTTCAAACAATCGTTGGATTGGCACCTGCTCGACCGCGCACCGCACAAGGGAGCCAAAGAGTGTATGAAAGCGCTCAACGCCACGCTGCGCACACAACCGGCCATGTACGATTATAATTTCGCTCCCGAAGGCTTTGAATGGATCGACTCGCAGGACCGCGATAACTGTATCGTAGCTTACGCCCGCAAAGGCCTTAATCCAAGCGATACCGTTGTGGTGGTGCTTAACTTTACGCCCGTACCGCAACACAGCTACCGGATCGGTGTTCCGGCGGCGGGCCAATGGGAAGAAATCTTCAACAGCGATGACTTGGCCTTTTACGGCAGCGGCGTAAAAAATACGCAGGTAATCGAAACACAGGCCGAAAGATGGCAAAATCAGCCGCAATCCGTGGTACTGACGTTGCCGCCGCTGGCCGGGATCATTTTGAAGAAAAGCAGCAAATAG
- the pnuC gene encoding nicotinamide riboside transporter PnuC, whose amino-acid sequence MNRLIMNFFDINSILFEAWGYKMSHLEFWATVTGAVAVWLSARENVWSWIIGLLNVVLAFVLFYQIRLYPDMFLQVFFFITNLIGWWQWKYPKANEANLKNELIISKLTLKQWLVLGAGGLVCTFAMGGFAKNLHEFFPVLFSQPSAFPYMDSFTTVMSIVATFMLIRKKIEAWYVWLVVDAIATYMYYLKEVKLYALLYFLFCFIAAFGAYHWTKEYRSYVKR is encoded by the coding sequence ATGAACCGCTTGATTATGAATTTTTTCGACATCAACTCCATTCTTTTTGAGGCATGGGGCTATAAAATGAGCCACCTGGAGTTTTGGGCTACCGTTACGGGGGCCGTGGCGGTTTGGTTATCGGCCCGCGAAAATGTGTGGAGTTGGATCATCGGGCTGTTGAATGTTGTGTTGGCTTTTGTGCTCTTCTATCAAATTCGGCTCTATCCGGATATGTTTCTACAGGTGTTTTTCTTCATCACCAACCTCATCGGTTGGTGGCAATGGAAATATCCGAAAGCCAATGAGGCTAACCTCAAAAATGAGCTTATCATCAGTAAGTTGACATTGAAGCAGTGGTTGGTTTTGGGTGCGGGCGGCTTGGTGTGTACGTTTGCGATGGGCGGTTTTGCCAAAAACTTACATGAATTCTTCCCCGTGCTGTTCAGCCAACCGAGTGCTTTTCCTTACATGGACTCCTTCACGACCGTCATGAGTATTGTAGCGACGTTTATGCTTATCCGTAAGAAGATCGAGGCGTGGTACGTGTGGTTGGTGGTCGATGCCATTGCCACGTACATGTATTATCTTAAAGAAGTAAAGTTGTATGCGCTGCTGTATTTTTTGTTTTGTTTCATTGCCGCCTTTGGCGCGTATCATTGGACCAAAGAATATCGTAGCTACGTTAAACGATGA
- a CDS encoding M28 family metallopeptidase translates to MPTDSHQLLEQLTAFPHRGAASKSNAKAAEIITKELNEAGFSVDFQSFRTPPTYLPIVYWMIGGLIFGLLTIQWLGWASVILVAFFAVNGLLYFDWRPSVFLFLPPLVTVKNIIGRYAVPNAKRTLILMAHYDSAPVSSLYSRQSKDGFRNSIRASMVLMALAVPIVGLSYHLPDNLYLLVIRILLALYFVGQAVLGTAGFWQKGYTNGASDNATGVVAALKTAEYLKTHLKNTAIEVVLTNAEEVGMVGAYHYWKSLKPSDNAPYLINFDTLGSGQLKVITQTGSMTLIEYDNIVTKAALNLLQNDRHFSEVRTGSWHTADFDSAWFVRAGIPCVTLSALDENGLMPHIHRPEDTLDHVDTQPMLLAIDLAEAVAVALDKKA, encoded by the coding sequence ATGCCAACCGATTCCCATCAATTATTGGAACAATTGACGGCCTTTCCTCATCGGGGAGCCGCGAGTAAGTCCAATGCAAAAGCGGCGGAGATTATCACCAAAGAACTGAACGAAGCAGGATTTTCGGTAGATTTCCAATCTTTTCGCACGCCTCCTACCTACCTCCCCATTGTTTATTGGATGATCGGCGGGCTTATTTTCGGACTGTTGACCATTCAATGGCTTGGGTGGGCTTCCGTTATTTTGGTTGCTTTTTTTGCCGTCAACGGGCTGCTTTATTTTGATTGGCGCCCTTCCGTTTTTCTTTTTTTGCCGCCTTTGGTCACCGTCAAAAACATCATCGGGCGTTATGCTGTACCCAACGCCAAACGTACCCTTATTTTGATGGCGCATTACGACTCGGCACCAGTGTCGTCGCTGTACAGCCGTCAGTCCAAAGATGGGTTCCGCAATTCCATTCGGGCGTCTATGGTGTTGATGGCGCTGGCCGTACCGATCGTGGGACTCAGTTATCATTTACCTGATAATCTCTATTTATTGGTCATTCGAATTTTACTGGCACTGTACTTTGTCGGACAAGCCGTATTGGGGACCGCAGGGTTTTGGCAAAAAGGCTATACCAATGGCGCCAGCGACAACGCTACGGGCGTAGTAGCCGCCCTAAAAACAGCCGAATACCTCAAAACCCACCTCAAAAACACCGCCATCGAAGTGGTGCTTACCAATGCGGAAGAAGTGGGCATGGTGGGCGCGTACCATTATTGGAAGTCACTTAAACCCTCTGACAACGCGCCGTACCTTATCAACTTCGACACCTTGGGCAGCGGGCAATTGAAGGTAATCACCCAAACGGGAAGCATGACCCTGATCGAGTACGACAATATCGTGACCAAAGCGGCCCTTAACCTCCTCCAAAATGACCGACATTTCAGTGAAGTTCGCACGGGAAGCTGGCACACCGCCGATTTTGACAGCGCCTGGTTTGTGCGCGCAGGCATTCCCTGCGTGACCCTTTCGGCCTTGGATGAAAACGGGCTCATGCCCCACATTCACCGCCCCGAAGACACCCTCGACCACGTAGATACGCAACCGATGCTTTTAGCGATTGATCTGGCCGAAGCCGTAGCCGTGGCGCTTGACAAAAAAGCTTAA
- a CDS encoding outer membrane beta-barrel protein: MKHCYAIAGLICLFALSGFAQGKPFRGHWYVGTDIGIFSNQTRMIAGELTKYNPGGSGIMPMYGVKVGKVVNPYMSVETGIYSLPLNLVYLYQTNRAIGANPLHFMSFPLRANWRVRVFYDQLEAHVGGGLQYVWANGEITQKAFNGVITTRGHTWTDSLSYSGSVGVLRQHSINAELAASFNWALSRRWTLSVYARQVVGLTSIANVKVSIRTNQEPIEKAEFVTRGAGFNAGIGIRYNISPKWRIK; the protein is encoded by the coding sequence ATGAAACACTGCTACGCGATAGCTGGACTGATATGTTTGTTTGCTTTATCGGGATTTGCTCAGGGTAAGCCATTCCGTGGTCATTGGTACGTTGGAACTGACATCGGTATCTTCAGTAATCAAACGCGCATGATTGCGGGCGAACTCACCAAATACAACCCCGGTGGCTCGGGAATCATGCCCATGTACGGCGTCAAAGTTGGCAAAGTTGTGAACCCCTATATGTCGGTTGAAACGGGCATTTATTCCTTACCGCTCAACCTCGTCTATCTGTATCAGACCAATCGGGCCATTGGCGCCAATCCTCTGCATTTCATGTCGTTTCCGCTGAGGGCCAATTGGCGCGTACGGGTATTTTATGACCAATTGGAAGCCCACGTAGGCGGCGGTTTACAGTACGTTTGGGCCAACGGTGAAATCACCCAAAAGGCATTCAACGGCGTGATCACCACCCGCGGCCATACCTGGACCGACTCGCTCAGCTACTCGGGCTCGGTAGGAGTGCTCCGGCAGCATTCCATCAATGCCGAATTGGCGGCCAGTTTCAATTGGGCCCTGTCACGGCGATGGACCCTGAGCGTATATGCTCGTCAGGTGGTAGGTTTAACAAGCATTGCCAACGTGAAAGTATCCATTCGAACGAATCAGGAACCGATTGAAAAAGCTGAGTTTGTGACGCGCGGTGCGGGGTTCAACGCCGGCATCGGGATACGGTATAATATCTCTCCCAAGTGGCGTATTAAATAG
- the thiL gene encoding thiamine-phosphate kinase has protein sequence MIRTELATLGEFGLIDRINQQFTPVLPQTIKGIGDDAAVIDTGTDEYLLVSTDMLVEGVHFDLSYVPLKHLGYKAIAVNVSDIAAMNGIPRQVTVSIGLSNRFSVEAIDELYAGIQAACEAYKVDLVGGDTTSSRSGLLISVTAIGAVDKTKIAYRNGAKPNDIICITGDLGAAYMGLQLLEREKREFLENPDMQPQLEDKSYLVGRQLKPEARTDLIYELLEAGVVPTSMIDISDGLASEILHLCHQSGTGAQVFEENVPIADDTFLTADEFKISPLTIALNGGEDYELLFTIKQADYEKIKNSPHISFAGFMTNDPANVELVTKGGSRFPIKAQGWQHLSNHPS, from the coding sequence ATGATTCGAACTGAACTTGCAACACTGGGTGAATTTGGACTGATCGACCGTATAAATCAGCAATTTACGCCCGTTCTCCCCCAAACAATAAAAGGGATCGGCGACGATGCCGCCGTCATTGACACCGGCACGGATGAGTATTTGCTCGTCTCGACCGATATGCTCGTGGAAGGCGTCCATTTTGACCTTAGTTATGTTCCGCTCAAGCACTTAGGTTACAAAGCCATCGCGGTCAATGTCTCCGACATTGCGGCCATGAACGGCATTCCGCGTCAGGTAACGGTAAGCATCGGATTGAGCAATCGCTTTTCGGTAGAAGCCATCGACGAATTGTACGCGGGCATCCAAGCGGCCTGCGAAGCGTATAAAGTGGATCTGGTAGGCGGCGACACGACCTCTTCGCGCTCGGGTTTGCTGATCTCGGTCACGGCCATAGGAGCGGTAGATAAAACAAAAATTGCGTATCGAAACGGGGCCAAACCCAATGACATCATCTGCATCACGGGCGATCTGGGCGCGGCATACATGGGCCTGCAACTGCTGGAAAGAGAAAAAAGGGAGTTTTTGGAAAACCCCGACATGCAGCCGCAATTGGAAGACAAATCGTATTTGGTAGGCCGGCAGCTCAAACCCGAAGCCCGCACCGACCTCATTTATGAGCTGTTGGAAGCCGGCGTGGTTCCCACATCGATGATCGATATTTCGGACGGACTGGCGTCGGAGATCCTGCATCTCTGCCACCAATCGGGAACGGGTGCTCAGGTTTTTGAGGAAAATGTTCCCATCGCCGACGATACATTCCTGACTGCCGATGAGTTCAAGATCAGCCCGTTGACCATTGCCCTCAACGGCGGTGAAGATTATGAGCTGTTGTTTACGATCAAACAGGCAGACTACGAAAAAATTAAGAACTCACCGCATATCAGCTTTGCAGGATTCATGACCAACGACCCGGCCAACGTAGAACTCGTGACCAAAGGCGGGAGCCGCTTTCCGATCAAAGCACAGGGCTGGCAGCATTTGAGCAACCATCCATCTTAA
- the msrA gene encoding peptide-methionine (S)-S-oxide reductase MsrA, translating into MKSIIKKLIFGTLTLSSLSSCGQSAKKIEQMEEKSKTLTGLATATFGTGCFWCTEAVYQEMEGVESVVSGYSGGFVENPTYEQVCGKATGHAECVEIKYDPKKVTYLELLEVFFRVHDPTTKDRQGNDVGPQYRSVIFYHDAEQKALAEKTIKELNASGAFSKPIVTEVAKAEKFYVAEAYHQNFFANNPNQGYCAFVVAPKVDKFKKVFKDKLKAH; encoded by the coding sequence ATGAAGTCAATCATCAAAAAACTCATTTTCGGCACGTTGACATTGTCGTCGCTCAGCTCGTGCGGGCAGTCAGCCAAAAAGATCGAACAAATGGAAGAAAAATCAAAAACCCTGACGGGGCTGGCTACGGCCACGTTTGGAACCGGCTGCTTTTGGTGTACCGAAGCAGTGTATCAGGAAATGGAAGGGGTAGAATCGGTGGTATCCGGCTATTCGGGTGGATTTGTCGAAAATCCGACCTACGAACAGGTCTGCGGAAAAGCCACCGGCCATGCCGAATGCGTAGAGATCAAATATGACCCCAAAAAAGTGACGTATCTTGAATTATTGGAGGTTTTCTTCCGGGTGCATGACCCAACCACCAAAGACCGTCAGGGCAACGACGTGGGGCCGCAGTACCGTTCGGTGATTTTTTACCACGATGCAGAGCAAAAAGCATTGGCCGAAAAAACCATCAAAGAACTCAACGCCTCCGGTGCATTCAGTAAACCTATCGTGACAGAAGTAGCCAAAGCGGAGAAATTCTACGTGGCGGAAGCCTATCACCAAAACTTTTTTGCCAACAACCCCAACCAAGGCTACTGCGCGTTTGTCGTAGCGCCCAAAGTGGATAAGTTCAAAAAAGTGTTTAAAGACAAGTTGAAAGCGCATTGA